Proteins from one Candidatus Binatia bacterium genomic window:
- a CDS encoding acyl-CoA dehydrogenase family protein, which yields MLPYFDSEHLPLQERARSWAEKIFSHERGEDPDVEKASRRIVEELGRAGWLGYAVPKSFGGARDKIQVRDVCLLREELAYASALADTMFAVQALGSYPITLAGTDEQKSRRLPPMARGEIIAAFALTEPEAGSDVASISTRAVKRGREYSLSGVKSFVSNAGIAHSYVVFASTDPENRGKGLSAFIVDGDSRGFTIKEKLRLLSPHPIGVIALENCVVPESNLLGREGDGIKIAFATLDTLRCTVGAAAVGLARRALDEALRYSQKRQQFGQKLGQFQGIQFKLADMATELEAARLLVYQAAWAHDRGEADVKKGASMAKLFATEAAQRIVDQALQIHGGIGVVADTPVARLYNDVRSLRIYEGTSEIQKLVIARSLLNSSGVKREG from the coding sequence ATGCTTCCGTACTTCGACAGCGAACACCTGCCGTTGCAGGAGCGGGCGCGCTCGTGGGCCGAGAAAATTTTCTCGCATGAACGCGGCGAAGACCCAGACGTAGAAAAGGCCTCGCGGCGGATCGTCGAAGAACTCGGCCGCGCGGGATGGCTCGGGTACGCAGTGCCGAAGAGCTTCGGCGGCGCGCGCGACAAAATCCAGGTGCGTGACGTCTGTCTCCTTAGAGAAGAGCTGGCTTACGCCTCCGCCTTGGCGGATACGATGTTCGCCGTTCAGGCGCTCGGGAGCTATCCGATCACGCTCGCGGGAACCGACGAGCAGAAATCCCGCCGTCTCCCTCCTATGGCGCGCGGCGAGATAATCGCCGCCTTCGCATTGACCGAGCCGGAGGCCGGCTCGGATGTCGCCTCCATCAGCACGCGGGCGGTGAAGCGCGGCCGCGAATATTCTCTGAGCGGCGTCAAATCCTTTGTCTCCAACGCCGGCATCGCTCACAGCTATGTCGTGTTCGCTTCGACCGATCCGGAAAACAGAGGAAAGGGTCTCAGCGCCTTTATCGTCGACGGCGACAGCCGCGGTTTCACGATCAAGGAAAAACTCCGGTTGTTATCGCCTCATCCCATCGGCGTTATCGCCTTGGAAAACTGCGTGGTGCCGGAATCGAATCTTCTGGGCCGCGAAGGAGACGGAATCAAAATCGCCTTCGCCACGCTCGACACGCTGCGCTGCACCGTCGGCGCGGCGGCCGTCGGCCTGGCGCGCCGGGCCCTGGACGAAGCGTTGCGTTACAGCCAAAAACGGCAGCAGTTCGGACAGAAGCTAGGACAATTCCAGGGCATTCAGTTCAAGCTCGCCGACATGGCCACCGAGCTGGAAGCCGCGCGCCTGCTCGTCTATCAAGCCGCCTGGGCGCACGATCGCGGCGAGGCGGATGTCAAAAAAGGCGCGTCGATGGCAAAGCTCTTCGCCACCGAGGCGGCGCAGAGAATCGTCGATCAGGCGCTGCAGATCCACGGCGGCATCGGCGTCGTGGCGGACACGCCGGTAGCCCGGCTTTACAACGACGTGCGTTCACTGAGAATTTACGAAGGAACCTCCGAGATTCAGAAGTTGGTGATCGCGCGCAGCCTGCTGAATTCGTCAGGCGTAAAGCGTGAGGGGTAA
- a CDS encoding enoyl-CoA hydratase family protein codes for MAYENFIYEIKDGIATVRLNDPGKLNALTFKTYEELERLTRESADDDAVKVLVLTGEGKGFCSGGSVHDIIAKLVNMKGDSLYRFTRASCDVVKNMRNLKKPIIAAVNGMAAGAGAMLALASDFRIASVHARFAFLFVRVGLSGADMGALHLLPRIVGQGRATELLFLGDAIDAQEAWRIGLANRVVRHEDLMKEAYALAERLKESPLYALGLTKQLLNREMQMDLDAALEMEARAQAICMETADFREGYRAIVEKRAPTFNRS; via the coding sequence ATGGCTTACGAAAATTTCATCTACGAAATCAAAGACGGCATCGCGACGGTGCGGCTGAACGATCCTGGTAAGCTCAATGCGCTCACCTTCAAGACTTACGAAGAGCTCGAACGGTTGACGCGAGAGTCGGCTGACGACGACGCGGTCAAGGTCCTGGTGCTGACCGGAGAGGGTAAAGGTTTCTGCTCAGGCGGCAGCGTGCACGACATCATCGCAAAACTGGTCAATATGAAAGGCGACTCGCTTTACCGTTTCACGCGCGCGAGCTGCGACGTCGTGAAGAACATGCGTAACTTGAAGAAACCGATCATCGCCGCAGTCAACGGCATGGCCGCCGGCGCCGGCGCCATGCTGGCGTTGGCGAGTGATTTCAGAATCGCGTCGGTTCACGCGAGATTTGCCTTTTTATTCGTCCGGGTGGGGCTCTCCGGCGCCGACATGGGCGCACTTCATCTGCTGCCGAGAATCGTCGGACAGGGACGCGCCACCGAGCTTTTGTTTCTGGGAGATGCCATCGACGCGCAGGAAGCGTGGCGCATCGGCTTGGCGAACCGAGTGGTGCGCCATGAGGATTTGATGAAAGAAGCTTACGCTCTGGCAGAGCGCCTCAAAGAGAGCCCGCTCTATGCTTTAGGCCTAACCAAGCAACTGCTCAATCGGGAAATGCAGATGGATCTCGACGCGGCCTTGGAAATGGAAGCGCGGGCACAGGCCATCTGCATGGAGACGGCGGATTTTCGCGAAGGCTATCGGGCTATCGTGGAGAAAAGAGCGCCGACGTTCAACCGTTCTTAG
- a CDS encoding M48 family metalloprotease, translated as MAHTIQEDEDTKISRQFRREAKKQLKLLNHPEIEGYVDQVGRRLLSVMGPQSFEYRFFVVEDSQLNAFSVPGGSIYFYTGLLERAKNTAEVAAVMGHEIIHAKDRHLARLSGGPDPVSILGMLGMILARGGAAGQAAGAISQGIAASRQFAFSRQLEMEADTLGVKYMAQAGYDPKGALGFMKTLDQQRAISQSDIPPYLMTHPMTQERVANMELLIRSVRVERPSSDGPDPLKKVQVMLRLERHDEAAVINEYERIAGQSPDNAEARHFIALAQQSQGKLAESRANFEKARALDQRRPGIDRDLGRLYGQMGEFQLAHEALDRALSAQPREALNHFYLGELFEREGNLRDAARAYLDATNLAPLSPVAFNRLGLAYGRMNRPGEGYYYLARSMLLQDEDARAIADFERAIKILGPNSPRGQMIKEELHRLKARGR; from the coding sequence GTGGCGCATACGATCCAGGAAGATGAAGACACGAAAATCAGCCGGCAGTTCCGCCGCGAGGCCAAGAAGCAGCTAAAATTGCTGAACCACCCGGAAATCGAGGGCTACGTGGACCAGGTCGGGCGAAGGCTTCTGTCGGTGATGGGGCCGCAGTCTTTCGAATACCGCTTTTTTGTCGTGGAAGATTCGCAGTTGAATGCTTTCTCGGTGCCGGGCGGATCGATTTATTTTTACACCGGACTGCTTGAGCGAGCGAAGAACACGGCCGAGGTGGCCGCCGTCATGGGCCATGAAATCATTCACGCGAAAGACCGCCATCTGGCGCGCCTTTCCGGGGGACCGGACCCCGTAAGCATCTTGGGGATGCTGGGAATGATCCTTGCCCGCGGCGGAGCGGCCGGTCAAGCCGCCGGAGCCATCAGCCAGGGCATTGCGGCGAGCCGCCAATTTGCTTTCAGCCGCCAATTGGAAATGGAAGCCGACACTCTCGGCGTAAAGTACATGGCGCAGGCGGGGTACGATCCCAAGGGAGCCCTGGGCTTCATGAAAACCCTCGACCAACAAAGAGCCATTAGCCAGTCCGATATCCCGCCTTATCTCATGACCCATCCCATGACGCAGGAACGCGTTGCCAACATGGAGTTGCTTATTCGCTCGGTGAGGGTTGAGCGCCCCAGCTCGGACGGACCGGACCCGCTCAAAAAAGTCCAGGTCATGCTGCGGTTGGAGCGGCACGACGAGGCGGCGGTCATAAACGAATACGAAAGGATCGCCGGCCAAAGCCCCGATAATGCCGAGGCGAGGCATTTTATCGCATTAGCGCAGCAGTCTCAGGGAAAACTGGCCGAATCACGCGCGAATTTTGAGAAGGCGAGGGCGCTCGATCAGCGCCGGCCGGGAATCGATCGGGACCTCGGGAGGCTTTACGGCCAGATGGGTGAGTTCCAGCTCGCTCACGAAGCGCTCGATCGCGCGCTGAGCGCTCAGCCGCGTGAAGCTTTGAATCATTTCTACTTGGGCGAATTGTTCGAACGCGAAGGCAACCTGCGCGACGCGGCGAGGGCGTATCTCGATGCGACCAATCTGGCTCCGCTGTCGCCCGTTGCGTTCAACCGTTTGGGCCTGGCTTACGGCAGAATGAACCGCCCGGGCGAGGGCTATTACTATCTGGCCCGCTCGATGCTACTTCAAGACGAGGATGCCAGAGCTATCGCGGATTTCGAGCGGGCGATAAAGATTCTTGGCCCCAACTCGCCGCGCGGCCAGATGATAAAAGAAGAGCTGCATCGATTAAAAGCCAGGGGGAGATGA
- a CDS encoding class II aldolase/adducin family protein, translating into MSEMDDLKKKVAMACRMLFVAELVDYSGHISVRIPGTDRFLIHGHPVSRCEVTPDDVVTVDRDGKRVDGKWNPPSELPMHIRTYRARDDVQSVAHLHNRMVVVLSMADRPLIPASNPGALFGPGAIPVYQDPTLIHTDEQGDQVARTVGKGDAAILRGHGSIVVGQSIEWTFAACVDLEESAARLCLASTLGPVKFYTDDEVARVGKGRRKPSVIQKVWDHYVAKAKLAGLMDGFA; encoded by the coding sequence ATGTCGGAGATGGATGATCTGAAAAAGAAAGTGGCGATGGCCTGCCGCATGTTGTTCGTCGCGGAGTTGGTCGATTACAGCGGCCACATCAGCGTGAGAATTCCCGGCACCGACCGTTTTTTGATTCACGGCCATCCGGTCAGCCGCTGCGAAGTGACGCCCGACGATGTCGTGACCGTAGACCGCGACGGCAAGCGAGTCGACGGCAAATGGAATCCGCCGTCAGAACTGCCGATGCACATCCGCACCTACCGCGCACGGGACGACGTCCAAAGCGTGGCTCATCTACACAACCGCATGGTCGTGGTGCTGAGCATGGCGGATCGACCGCTGATTCCCGCTTCCAATCCCGGCGCCTTGTTCGGCCCGGGCGCCATCCCGGTTTATCAGGACCCCACCCTCATCCACACCGACGAACAGGGCGACCAGGTCGCTCGAACCGTCGGAAAAGGCGACGCCGCTATCCTCCGCGGTCACGGATCGATCGTCGTCGGCCAATCGATCGAGTGGACCTTTGCCGCCTGTGTAGACTTGGAGGAGAGCGCCGCACGCCTCTGCCTTGCCTCCACGTTAGGACCGGTCAAATTTTATACCGACGACGAGGTAGCCCGGGTCGGCAAAGGTCGGAGAAAGCCTTCAGTCATCCAGAAAGTTTGGGACCACTATGTGGCGAAGGCTAAGCTGGCCGGGTTGATGGACGGTTTTGCCTGA